From Ignisphaera aggregans DSM 17230, the proteins below share one genomic window:
- a CDS encoding Glu-tRNAGln amidotransferase C subunit (InterPro IPR003837~KEGG: hbu:Hbut_1120 glutamyl-tRNA amidotransferase subunit C~PFAM: Glu-tRNAGln amidotransferase C subunit~PFAM: Glu-tRNAGln amidotransferase C subunit~TIGRFAM: glutamyl-tRNA(Gln) and/or aspartyl-tRNA(Asn) amidotransferase, C subunit) translates to MVKYLEKLVLIRFSDDEKKKLVVEIEKIVSLFNEIMAVEGLDNYEPLYYVHDVEGFMRDDEVIGALDTTRENLSNAELVNGFVKAPRTVVE, encoded by the coding sequence GTGGTTAAATATCTTGAGAAATTGGTACTCATAAGATTTAGTGATGATGAGAAGAAGAAGCTTGTTGTTGAGATAGAGAAGATAGTTTCTTTATTCAATGAGATCATGGCTGTGGAGGGTCTTGACAACTATGAGCCTCTATACTATGTACATGATGTAGAGGGTTTTATGAGGGATGACGAGGTTATAGGGGCTTTAGATACGACACGTGAGAATCTATCTAATGCGGAGCTCGTTAATGGTTTTGTTAAGGCTCCTAGAACTGTGGTTGAATAG
- a CDS encoding hypothetical protein (InterPro IPR018170~KEGG: iho:Igni_0576 hypothetical protein~SPTR: A8AA06 Uncharacterized protein-like protein~PFAM: Uncharacterized protein conserved in archaea (DUF2067)) — translation MSKAKDIYVERIYTYSCPNVDFCLNILEKIDEELSLESDIHVEFKNNKLIFRVIGLEPNVISSINKIRNYISSLQLVRSLNPGRGISSDDIAKLIRKTIPLDVLGEVIKRDLGAHVKIDKGVIYVDIDLDTLLSYAERVSRAMDKVSGLSFSYSLKKLFIATIALYDSNPMEVLKILQDNNLLNENLELVVPWTKALDILEDILSVESQ, via the coding sequence ATGTCTAAGGCTAAGGACATCTATGTTGAAAGAATATACACATATTCTTGTCCAAATGTAGATTTTTGTCTCAATATCCTTGAAAAGATAGATGAGGAGCTCTCTCTAGAGAGTGATATACATGTAGAGTTTAAGAATAATAAACTCATATTTAGGGTCATAGGTCTTGAACCAAATGTTATATCCTCCATTAATAAGATTAGAAACTATATTTCATCACTACAGCTTGTAAGAAGCTTAAATCCTGGTAGAGGTATTAGTAGTGATGATATTGCTAAACTTATTAGAAAAACAATACCATTAGATGTTCTGGGGGAGGTAATTAAACGTGATCTTGGAGCTCATGTTAAGATAGATAAGGGGGTTATATATGTAGATATAGATCTAGATACCTTGCTATCCTATGCAGAGAGAGTATCAAGAGCTATGGACAAGGTATCTGGATTGAGTTTCTCATATAGCTTAAAGAAGCTGTTTATTGCTACAATAGCTTTATATGACTCTAATCCAATGGAAGTACTTAAGATATTACAAGATAATAATCTTCTTAATGAGAATCTAGAACTCGTAGTCCCATGGACAAAAGCCTTAGATATTCTTGAAGATATTCTTTCTGTTGAAAGCCAATAA
- a CDS encoding glutamyl-tRNA(Gln) amidotransferase, B subunit (COGs: COG0064 Asp-tRNAAsn/Glu-tRNAGln amidotransferase B subunit (PET112 homolog)~InterProIPR006075:IPR018027:IPR006107:IPR017958:IPR 004413~KEGG: sto:ST0282 aspartyl/glutamyl-tRNA amidotransferase subunit B~PFAM: GatB region; Asn/Gln amidotransferase; GatB central domain protein~SPTR: Q975Z6 Aspartyl/glutamyl-tRNA(Asn/Gln) amidotransferase subunit B~TIGRFAM: glutamyl-tRNA(Gln) amidotransferase, B subunit~PFAM: GatB/GatE catalytic domain; GatB domain~TIGRFAM: glutamyl-tRNA(Gln) and/or aspartyl-tRNA(Asn) amidotransferase, B subunit), with amino-acid sequence MRVVIGLEIHVQMTNLKTKLFCPTPSDYRGKDPNIHVCPVCLGLPGTLPVVNRKAIEYAIAVAKALNCEISRKVIFVRKHYFYPDLPKNYQISQYDGPGFTPIAKNGYIKIFVDGKTKIVRIRRINIEEDPGKIQYIGDIERSPYSLIDYNRSGIALLEIVTEPDMESPKEARAFLEKLLAILEYIGVTDTALEGAFRVDANISIEGGGRVEVKNIGSVKDVERALTFEIIRQKRIIEQGGVVTRETRHWDEKKGVTIPLRSKEMEEDYRYFPDPDLPPILLTDEYINKIVSALPELPDARIERFMKQYGLDEYRASVLVLNKSLADFFEECTKIYSNYKKLADVLITDFLRWVKEYSIDLRYRSISPEKVVKLLKLLDEGIISIKMLKELMPKVVRDGIDVEEMVMKTGYTKIEDERYIESIAREVFRENPKAVRDAIENPKAINFLIGAIMKKTSGRADPQKTREIVMRLLEEYK; translated from the coding sequence ATGAGAGTGGTAATAGGATTAGAGATACATGTCCAGATGACTAATCTAAAGACAAAATTATTCTGTCCAACACCATCTGACTACAGAGGAAAAGATCCAAATATCCATGTATGCCCTGTATGCCTTGGACTACCAGGAACTTTACCTGTAGTTAATAGGAAAGCTATAGAATATGCTATTGCTGTTGCTAAGGCTCTTAACTGTGAAATTAGTAGAAAGGTTATATTTGTAAGAAAACATTACTTCTATCCAGATCTACCTAAGAATTATCAGATATCACAATATGATGGACCTGGTTTTACACCTATAGCTAAGAATGGATATATAAAGATTTTCGTTGATGGAAAAACAAAGATTGTTAGGATCAGAAGGATAAATATTGAGGAGGACCCAGGAAAGATACAGTATATAGGGGATATAGAGAGGAGCCCGTATAGCCTTATAGACTATAATAGATCGGGGATAGCGTTGCTAGAGATAGTAACTGAACCAGATATGGAGAGTCCTAAGGAGGCTAGAGCATTTTTGGAGAAACTTCTTGCAATTCTTGAATATATAGGTGTTACAGATACTGCACTAGAGGGTGCATTTAGAGTTGATGCTAATATATCTATAGAGGGTGGTGGAAGAGTGGAGGTTAAGAATATAGGATCTGTAAAAGATGTAGAGAGAGCTTTAACATTTGAAATAATTAGGCAGAAGAGAATTATTGAGCAGGGAGGAGTTGTTACTAGAGAAACAAGACATTGGGATGAGAAGAAAGGTGTTACTATTCCTCTGAGATCTAAAGAGATGGAGGAAGACTATAGATATTTTCCTGATCCAGATCTACCCCCAATATTGCTAACAGATGAATACATAAACAAGATAGTATCAGCACTACCAGAGCTACCAGATGCAAGGATAGAGAGGTTTATGAAACAGTATGGCCTAGATGAATATAGAGCTTCAGTTCTTGTCCTAAATAAGTCATTAGCTGATTTCTTTGAGGAATGTACAAAGATTTATAGTAACTATAAAAAGCTTGCAGATGTACTTATAACGGATTTTCTTAGATGGGTAAAGGAATACTCAATAGATTTGCGATATAGGAGTATTAGTCCAGAGAAAGTTGTGAAACTTCTTAAGCTTCTCGATGAGGGTATAATATCTATAAAGATGTTAAAGGAATTGATGCCAAAGGTAGTTAGAGATGGTATAGATGTTGAGGAAATGGTTATGAAGACAGGTTATACAAAGATAGAAGATGAGAGATATATAGAGAGTATTGCGAGAGAAGTATTTAGGGAGAATCCAAAGGCTGTTAGAGATGCTATAGAGAATCCAAAGGCTATAAACTTCCTCATAGGAGCGATAATGAAGAAGACTAGTGGTAGAGCGGATCCACAGAAAACTAGGGAAATAGTAATGAGGTTGTTAGAGGAATACAAATAG
- a CDS encoding RNA polymerase dimerisation (InterPro IPR011261~KEGG: hbu:Hbut_1648 DNA-directed RNA polymerase subunit L~PFAM: RNA polymerase dimerisation~SPTR: A2BNA1 DNA-directed RNA polymerase subunit L) has translation MGISVELKKYTDRELRFILYDEDKHSLPNLITKIALSKPSVTYAAYILQHPITSYPEIVIMTDGSRDPLEILKEVIEDIKNMAKQFLASLNEALSNASKEGVKNTNSK, from the coding sequence ATGGGTATATCGGTAGAGCTAAAGAAGTATACCGATAGGGAACTAAGATTTATTCTCTATGATGAAGATAAACACTCTCTACCAAATCTAATAACAAAAATAGCTCTATCTAAACCAAGTGTTACATATGCAGCATATATACTTCAACATCCAATTACATCATATCCTGAAATAGTTATAATGACTGATGGCTCTAGAGATCCTTTAGAAATATTAAAAGAGGTTATAGAGGATATCAAGAATATGGCAAAACAATTCCTAGCATCATTAAATGAGGCTTTATCTAATGCATCTAAAGAAGGAGTCAAGAATACTAATTCTAAGTAG
- a CDS encoding DNA methylase (COGs: COG2263 RNA methylase~InterPro IPR002052~KEGG: dka:DKAM_1413 predicted DNA methylase~SPTR: B8D6K8 Predicted DNA methylase~PFAM: Methyltransferase small domain) — MYVENKKTLEILLSEVPRFPSPNRYLEQYVCDSTIASELLWTAYMYGDIANNNVADFGCGTGILSYGSLLLGAKNVYCIDIDCNTLLIAKNFIPQIFTNIHYICSDINHLGIRDIDTIVMNPPFGVYRRGIDIIFLTKGFENRPKAIYSIHKYNYASNRLIYEVANKFKYKAEVLTLGYMSIPQIYETHRKRIHRFRIAIYRFTRMEI; from the coding sequence ATGTATGTTGAAAATAAGAAGACTTTAGAGATACTTCTTAGTGAAGTACCTAGGTTTCCAAGTCCTAATCGTTATCTAGAGCAATATGTATGTGATAGTACAATAGCATCTGAATTACTTTGGACTGCATATATGTATGGAGATATTGCTAATAACAATGTAGCTGATTTTGGATGTGGAACTGGTATCTTAAGCTATGGATCGCTTCTTCTAGGTGCTAAAAACGTCTATTGTATTGATATTGACTGTAACACTCTATTGATTGCAAAGAACTTCATACCTCAAATATTTACCAATATTCATTACATATGTAGTGATATTAATCATCTAGGTATTAGAGATATAGATACAATAGTTATGAATCCTCCTTTTGGAGTATATAGAAGAGGAATTGATATTATCTTTCTTACCAAAGGTTTTGAGAATAGACCTAAAGCTATATACTCTATACATAAATATAACTATGCTTCCAATAGACTTATATACGAAGTTGCCAATAAATTTAAGTATAAGGCTGAAGTATTAACCCTAGGATATATGTCTATACCACAAATATATGAAACACATAGGAAGCGTATCCATAGGTTTAGAATAGCTATATATAGATTCACGAGGATGGAGATCTGA
- a CDS encoding LSU ribosomal protein L10AE (COGs: COG0197 Ribosomal protein L16/L10E~InterPro IPR016180:IPR018255~KEGG: smr:Smar_0629 50S ribosomal protein L10e~PFAM: Ribosomal protein L10e/L16~SPTR: A3DM76 50S ribosomal protein L10e~PFAM: Ribosomal protein L16p/L10e~TIGRFAM: ribosomal protein L10.e) has protein sequence MPLKPARCYTHQQRPPYTRKEYIHGVPYPKITKFVMGNVHLNPEVIGYLVSLEHGIIRHNALEAARVMAHKYLSTVAGEQNFTLIIRTYPHQVLREHKMMAFAGADRLQEGMRRAFGKPVGVGAVVDPETIIVEIRGLKQHAEAIKEALTRASSKLPIKCRIDIVSLK, from the coding sequence ATGCCACTAAAACCTGCTAGATGTTATACACATCAACAGAGACCACCATATACTAGAAAAGAGTATATACATGGAGTTCCATATCCAAAGATCACAAAGTTTGTCATGGGCAATGTACATCTCAATCCAGAAGTTATTGGCTATCTAGTTTCATTAGAACATGGAATAATAAGACATAATGCTCTTGAAGCTGCAAGAGTTATGGCACATAAATATCTAAGTACTGTAGCAGGAGAACAAAACTTTACCCTAATTATAAGAACATATCCACACCAAGTTTTAAGAGAGCATAAAATGATGGCATTTGCCGGTGCCGATAGATTACAAGAGGGGATGAGAAGAGCCTTTGGAAAACCTGTAGGTGTTGGTGCTGTGGTTGATCCTGAGACTATTATTGTAGAGATTCGCGGATTAAAACAACATGCAGAAGCGATTAAAGAGGCTCTTACGAGAGCCTCCTCTAAACTTCCAATTAAATGTAGAATAGATATTGTTTCTCTTAAGTAG
- a CDS encoding diphthamide biosynthesis protein (COGs: COG1736 Diphthamide synthase subunit DPH2~InterPro IPR002728~KEGG: sid:M164_1855 diphthamide biosynthesis protein~SPTR: C4KIP4 Diphthamide biosynthesis protein~TIGRFAM: diphthamide biosynthesis protein~PFAM: Putative diphthamide synthesis protein~TIGRFAM: diphthamide biosynthesis protein 2-related domain), translated as MDFCKYYDFEYEEIHRYLANKNIGRVLLQFPEGLQPCIDNVVDELKRRFPDIEFYISTNPSYGSCLVDEYSAREIGAQLIIHFGHYEYPGYRPSIDVLYIGVKRLNIDIQTIGRILDDICGEKNISKLCLATTAQHIKDIYMVIDRVERCKIFIKGTIYGCIPLNPDNCDAIVIISGGKFHCISQSLALLSMNPKPRIFCIDPYIQSVIDPEPEVEKILRTRMWKMFQASNAKKWLIVTGFYGQYRENIVKKLVEKLKSLGKEYRVVKSLRFDREILANIDAEHNYDAIVVTSCPYIAFDLKDYGKPVLTVGEAFMVLENNFSSYRYPW; from the coding sequence ATGGATTTTTGTAAATATTATGATTTTGAATATGAGGAAATACATAGATATTTAGCAAATAAGAATATTGGTAGAGTCTTGCTTCAATTCCCTGAAGGCCTACAGCCCTGTATAGATAATGTTGTTGATGAGCTGAAGAGGAGGTTCCCAGATATAGAGTTCTATATATCGACTAACCCTAGCTATGGATCTTGTTTAGTAGATGAATACTCTGCTAGGGAAATAGGTGCACAGCTAATTATACATTTTGGACACTATGAATATCCAGGTTATAGACCATCAATAGATGTTCTCTATATAGGTGTTAAACGTCTAAATATCGATATTCAAACAATTGGTAGGATTCTAGATGATATATGTGGTGAGAAAAATATATCTAAGCTCTGCTTAGCAACAACGGCGCAACACATCAAAGATATATATATGGTTATAGATAGAGTAGAGAGATGTAAGATTTTTATTAAGGGAACTATATATGGCTGTATTCCATTGAATCCTGATAACTGTGATGCTATAGTCATTATAAGTGGAGGAAAATTCCACTGCATTTCACAGTCATTAGCATTATTATCTATGAATCCTAAACCTAGGATATTTTGTATAGATCCATATATACAAAGTGTTATAGATCCTGAGCCAGAGGTAGAGAAAATCCTTAGAACTAGGATGTGGAAGATGTTTCAGGCTTCTAATGCTAAAAAATGGCTTATTGTTACAGGATTCTATGGACAGTATCGAGAGAATATTGTTAAGAAACTAGTAGAGAAGCTAAAGAGTCTTGGAAAAGAATACAGAGTTGTAAAGAGTCTTAGATTTGATAGAGAAATTCTTGCTAATATAGATGCTGAACATAATTATGATGCTATTGTAGTGACCTCATGTCCATATATAGCATTTGATCTTAAGGACTATGGAAAACCTGTATTAACTGTTGGTGAAGCCTTTATGGTTCTAGAAAATAATTTCTCTTCCTATAGATATCCATGGTGA
- a CDS encoding RNA-binding S1 domain-containing protein (COGs: COG1096 RNA-binding protein (consists of S1 domain and a Zn-ribbon domain)~InterPro IPR003029~KEGG: smr:Smar_0634 RNA-binding S1 domain-containing protein~SPTR: A3DM80 RNA binding S1 domain protein~PFAM: Exosome component EXOSC1/CSL4), with the protein MSLPPNSIVLPGEKLCVEEEYMPSIGTYSEEGIVRAAIIGRVQYDIINRRIYIKSIKSPVIPKAGDIVIGVVEQMRDELATINIIGYDTNNLFKHSFTGILHISQASETRIPTLYDVIRVGDIIRAKVLNNYIPILLSIKEPRLGVIQAYCSRCGSPLIKSGDKLRCSFCGNIENRKIAFDYILRGK; encoded by the coding sequence ATGTCCTTACCCCCAAATAGCATTGTTTTACCTGGAGAAAAACTGTGTGTTGAAGAAGAATATATGCCATCTATAGGAACATATAGTGAAGAAGGTATAGTTAGAGCTGCCATTATCGGAAGAGTGCAGTATGATATCATCAATAGAAGGATATATATAAAATCTATAAAGAGTCCTGTGATTCCTAAAGCTGGAGATATAGTTATTGGAGTTGTAGAACAGATGAGAGATGAACTAGCAACAATTAATATAATTGGATACGACACCAATAATCTATTCAAACATAGTTTTACAGGTATTCTCCATATATCACAGGCATCTGAAACAAGAATTCCAACACTTTATGACGTTATAAGGGTTGGAGATATTATCAGAGCTAAAGTTTTAAATAACTATATACCGATACTACTATCAATTAAAGAACCTAGATTGGGGGTTATACAGGCGTATTGTTCTCGATGTGGATCTCCATTAATAAAATCGGGAGACAAACTTCGATGTAGCTTTTGTGGAAATATTGAGAATAGAAAAATAGCATTTGACTATATATTGAGGGGTAAATAG
- a CDS encoding phosphoribosyltransferase (COGs: COG2236 phosphoribosyltransferase~KEGG: smr:Smar_0750 phosphoribosyltransferase~SPTR: A3DMJ1 Phosphoribosyltransferase~PFAM: Phosphoribosyl transferase domain): MIFPTKFVEWKEVNDLSWLLAKKIKNSGWIPSTIVAVGRGGLVVARILSDLLGIDKLLAISIKWYEPAKKGWETYLADLIRAFYRSHENGIPLENEIANVVKNLRISISVEMRADLTNQSVLLVEEITATGMHFKVAKEIVGSWGAKEVKTATLVWKGPTVIEPDYYVVKPGRFVWFQFPWSRLNDYIQFIGVMTIEESRKRKRYTWSMDELAELFRVWYGMKPDPRYFEEALNVLNSHGVIKILDRNSVVIST, encoded by the coding sequence ATGATATTTCCAACGAAATTCGTTGAATGGAAAGAGGTTAATGATTTGAGCTGGCTCTTAGCCAAAAAGATAAAGAATTCTGGCTGGATCCCTAGCACTATTGTTGCTGTTGGTAGAGGAGGTCTTGTTGTTGCAAGAATATTAAGCGATCTACTTGGTATTGACAAGCTTTTGGCCATATCTATAAAATGGTATGAACCAGCGAAAAAGGGTTGGGAGACATATCTAGCTGATCTAATTAGAGCTTTCTATAGATCCCATGAAAATGGGATCCCTCTAGAAAACGAAATTGCAAATGTTGTGAAGAATCTTAGAATTAGTATCTCTGTTGAGATGAGGGCGGATTTGACTAACCAAAGCGTTTTACTTGTTGAAGAGATTACTGCAACAGGTATGCATTTCAAGGTAGCTAAAGAAATTGTTGGTAGCTGGGGTGCCAAGGAAGTTAAGACAGCTACACTTGTGTGGAAGGGGCCTACTGTTATAGAGCCCGATTACTATGTTGTTAAACCTGGGAGATTTGTGTGGTTCCAATTTCCATGGTCTAGACTAAACGATTATATACAATTCATAGGCGTTATGACTATAGAGGAGTCTAGAAAGAGGAAGAGATATACATGGTCCATGGACGAGCTAGCTGAGCTCTTCAGAGTATGGTATGGTATGAAGCCTGATCCTAGATATTTTGAGGAAGCACTAAATGTGTTGAATAGTCACGGCGTTATCAAGATCTTGGATAGAAATAGCGTTGTAATCAGTACATAG
- a CDS encoding aspartyl/glutamyl-tRNA(Asn/Gln) amidotransferase subunit A (COGs: COG0154 Asp-tRNAAsn/Glu-tRNAGln amidotransferase A subunit and related amidase~InterPro IPR000120:IPR004412~KEGG: sto:ST1283 glutamyl-tRNA (Gln) amidotransferase subunit A~PFAM: Amidase~SPTR: Q971U6 Glutamyl-tRNA(Gln) amidotransferase subunit A~TIGRFAM: glutamyl-tRNA(Gln) amidotransferase, A subunit~PFAM: Amidase~TIGRFAM: glutamyl-tRNA(Gln) and/or aspartyl-tRNA(Asn) amidotransferase, A subunit), translating to MSRYISMPVYRLLEEFSVDPTKVFEYVEAIYDRIDRAENKVRAYITIIPREETLRYAEELVKRFRDSRVLPPLFGIAIAVKDNISTKGIRTTCASKMLENYIPPYDATVIERIKAAGGIIIGKTNMDEFAMGSTTETSAFYPTRNPWDLERSPGGSSGGSAAALVAGETSLALGSDTGGSIRNPAAFTATYGLKPTYGLVSRYGLIAYGSSLDQIGPMARNTRDLAILLNIISGYDERDSTSILIQKQNYVELMDRLIYDEPKLRIGIIKELFEGSEDSVKSIAYKAVDKLCGYHICEELSIPYTRQIVAAYYIIAMAEASSNLARYDGIRYGLRKSVENRDWIDVYSDVRTEGFGYEVKKRIALGAYVLSIGYREMYYIRALRFRRMLRDKFNEIFKRFDAVVSPTMPILPPRLGEFIEDPIKMYLSDINTVIANLIGAPAISIPIGFSNRLPVGLQIMSKPLNEPIILYLSNQLENAIGYKDLIAEV from the coding sequence ATGTCTAGATACATATCTATGCCTGTGTATAGACTGCTGGAAGAGTTTTCTGTAGATCCAACAAAAGTTTTTGAATATGTAGAGGCTATCTATGATAGAATTGATAGGGCTGAAAACAAGGTTAGAGCATATATTACTATTATACCGAGGGAGGAGACTCTTAGATATGCTGAAGAGCTTGTTAAGAGATTTAGGGATAGTAGAGTTCTACCACCTCTATTTGGTATAGCAATAGCTGTAAAAGATAATATATCGACAAAAGGGATTAGAACTACATGTGCCTCTAAAATGCTTGAAAACTATATTCCTCCTTATGATGCAACAGTTATAGAGAGAATAAAGGCTGCTGGAGGTATTATAATAGGTAAGACGAATATGGACGAATTTGCAATGGGGTCAACTACAGAGACCAGTGCTTTCTATCCTACTAGAAATCCATGGGATCTTGAAAGGAGTCCTGGTGGTTCCTCTGGTGGAAGTGCAGCTGCACTTGTAGCAGGTGAGACAAGTCTTGCTCTTGGATCTGATACTGGGGGGTCTATAAGGAATCCTGCAGCTTTTACAGCTACATATGGTTTGAAGCCTACATATGGTCTTGTGAGTAGATATGGTTTAATAGCATATGGTAGTAGTCTAGATCAGATAGGGCCTATGGCTAGAAATACAAGGGATCTAGCTATATTATTAAATATTATTTCTGGATATGATGAAAGGGATTCAACATCTATATTGATACAGAAGCAGAACTATGTCGAATTAATGGATAGGCTTATCTATGATGAGCCAAAGCTCCGTATAGGCATTATAAAAGAGCTTTTTGAGGGATCTGAAGATAGTGTAAAATCTATTGCATATAAAGCTGTAGATAAGCTATGCGGTTATCATATATGCGAAGAACTCTCCATACCGTATACTAGACAGATAGTTGCAGCTTACTACATTATAGCAATGGCTGAGGCTAGCTCTAATCTCGCTAGATATGATGGTATTAGATATGGTCTGAGGAAGAGTGTAGAGAATAGGGATTGGATAGATGTATATAGTGATGTAAGAACTGAGGGCTTTGGCTATGAGGTTAAGAAGAGAATAGCCCTTGGAGCCTATGTTCTTAGTATTGGATATAGAGAGATGTATTATATCAGAGCACTTAGATTTAGGAGAATGCTTAGAGATAAATTCAATGAAATTTTTAAGAGGTTTGATGCTGTTGTAAGTCCTACAATGCCCATACTTCCCCCAAGGTTAGGAGAATTTATAGAAGATCCGATAAAGATGTATCTATCCGATATAAATACTGTTATTGCTAATCTAATAGGGGCTCCAGCTATAAGTATCCCTATAGGGTTTAGCAATAGACTACCTGTAGGTCTACAGATAATGTCTAAACCACTAAATGAACCTATAATTCTCTATCTATCAAATCAGCTTGAGAATGCCATAGGTTATAAAGATCTTATTGCAGAGGTGTAA
- a CDS encoding tRNA/rRNA methyltransferase (SpoU) (COGs: COG0565 rRNA methylase~InterPro IPR001537~KEGG: hbu:Hbut_1655 rRNA methylase~PFAM: tRNA/rRNA methyltransferase (SpoU)~SPTR: A2BNA8 rRNA methylase~PFAM: SpoU rRNA Methylase family~TIGRFAM: RNA methyltransferase, TrmH family, group 1) yields the protein MIRVILVGTEGEINLGFIVRLCRNFDVDELILVKPQIDPFSDEVRRFAANGAIYIDSGKVKIYENLDDALRGIGISGCTSSVIDVDGGDIVRKAIELEEFANIASKYSSIAVVFGRESVGLTREEISKCDFLVHIASNPEYPVLNLSHAVAITLYMLYKVLRKHSLFDRIEPAQENELRILEKYIDEIVNIVASDEKQRESFSLVFKRFIRRTTLSRAEVGLLTTFIRRIYNKIRVR from the coding sequence ATGATTAGAGTCATACTTGTGGGTACCGAAGGGGAGATTAACCTAGGATTCATTGTGAGACTCTGTAGAAATTTTGATGTCGATGAACTTATACTTGTAAAGCCTCAGATAGATCCTTTCTCTGACGAGGTTAGAAGATTTGCAGCTAATGGCGCTATCTATATTGATAGTGGAAAAGTTAAAATATATGAAAATCTTGATGATGCTTTAAGGGGTATTGGAATTTCGGGATGTACTTCTTCGGTTATTGATGTTGATGGAGGAGATATAGTTAGGAAGGCTATAGAGTTAGAGGAATTTGCTAATATAGCATCTAAGTATAGTAGTATTGCAGTTGTATTTGGTAGGGAGAGTGTAGGGCTTACAAGAGAAGAGATATCTAAGTGTGATTTTCTAGTACATATAGCTTCAAACCCTGAGTATCCTGTTCTAAATCTAAGTCATGCTGTTGCAATAACGTTGTACATGCTATATAAAGTCCTTAGGAAACACTCTCTTTTTGACAGAATAGAACCTGCGCAAGAAAATGAGCTAAGAATTCTTGAAAAATATATTGATGAAATTGTAAATATAGTTGCTTCAGATGAGAAGCAGAGAGAGTCTTTTAGCCTTGTCTTTAAGAGATTTATTAGGAGAACAACTCTTTCACGAGCTGAAGTAGGACTTTTAACAACATTTATAAGGAGAATCTATAATAAGATTAGGGTTAGATAG